One genomic region from Sphingobacterium sp. UGAL515B_05 encodes:
- a CDS encoding DUF5694 domain-containing protein produces the protein MKYFFYLFFLISINAKAQDIEVLLIGVSHDYSKYPTQDFSSIHQKIRKFKPDAFFGEFLSKEDERLLMDYWCKQPNSNRLSKLRSNRPIEEALLQHTIDSLKERSQQQPNDYRVKADLAHAYYLDQDVANGHYQFWQVYNFLRHQPNAELENHIEKLLSPGIDTSGRSMKRLITSEYAYIAFPLMQELGIEELMAMDCQDYDLNWQASWGAFDAKFLLFRKDITDSLKNQLKTALIAIDKGFEKYAHIEKSSNTVTEWLNTDEAAEISAWGDFYLPVLYNMNGFPKEEMLSKIHWWIMRNEGMCHNVVKRAKIVGAKRVVVLAGANHRKYMQDIFKTMPAVKVRNINEVD, from the coding sequence ATGAAGTATTTCTTTTATTTATTTTTCTTAATCTCGATCAACGCCAAAGCACAGGATATTGAGGTTTTATTAATAGGCGTTTCCCATGATTATAGTAAATATCCTACCCAGGATTTTTCCAGCATCCATCAAAAAATTAGAAAATTTAAGCCTGACGCCTTTTTTGGAGAGTTTCTGAGTAAAGAAGACGAGCGTTTGCTAATGGATTATTGGTGCAAACAGCCAAATAGCAACCGGCTAAGCAAACTTAGGAGCAATCGACCTATAGAAGAGGCATTACTGCAGCATACCATTGACAGCTTGAAGGAACGATCCCAGCAGCAACCCAATGATTATCGTGTAAAAGCTGATTTAGCGCATGCCTATTATCTCGATCAGGATGTGGCAAATGGACATTATCAATTTTGGCAAGTTTATAATTTCCTGAGGCATCAACCCAATGCTGAACTTGAAAATCATATCGAAAAATTGCTTAGCCCGGGGATAGATACCAGTGGACGAAGTATGAAAAGGCTGATAACCTCTGAGTATGCCTATATCGCCTTCCCGCTAATGCAGGAGCTAGGCATCGAGGAACTGATGGCTATGGATTGCCAGGACTATGATCTGAATTGGCAAGCATCGTGGGGAGCATTTGATGCAAAATTTCTCTTGTTTAGGAAAGATATAACCGATTCCTTAAAAAATCAGTTGAAAACAGCTTTGATAGCTATTGACAAAGGTTTTGAAAAATATGCTCATATCGAAAAGTCTTCAAATACGGTAACGGAATGGTTGAACACGGATGAGGCCGCCGAGATTTCCGCCTGGGGAGATTTTTACTTGCCTGTTCTATATAACATGAATGGGTTTCCCAAAGAAGAAATGCTGTCAAAAATACATTGGTGGATTATGAGAAATGAGGGAATGTGCCATAATGTTGTCAAAAGGGCTAAGATTGTAGGCGCCAAAAGAGTTGTAGTCCTAGCTGGGGCCAACCATAGAAAGTACATGCAGGACATTTTCAAGACGATGCCAGCTGTGAAAGTGAGAAACATTAATGAAGTTGACTAA
- a CDS encoding type II CAAX endopeptidase family protein, translated as MKNAPTYFKVMLFYLCSMMMFAISNAICKAGNLPELFSLMLATVLTVGLVYIFKRWDKISLRKIGLGFKKNDISKFFIGLCVGLLMVGTMTLLIVNLSQVEFKRSTTFQLSQFALYIPLFLFVGLREELVFRTYMLWRLKDKIGPVLGLLCVIVIFIIEHIIAGSTLKNSLIGSGFGALLFGIATLKTGNIALSTGLHFAWNSLHWMLGYKNNTGLLIEIVPKGFEGQGELVAYTAYAVVMLLGILIVSLLFKSRKALTE; from the coding sequence ATGAAAAATGCTCCGACTTATTTTAAGGTAATGCTATTTTATCTTTGCAGCATGATGATGTTTGCAATTTCAAATGCGATTTGCAAAGCCGGTAATCTTCCGGAACTATTTTCATTAATGCTTGCAACTGTATTAACAGTAGGATTAGTGTATATTTTCAAGCGTTGGGATAAAATTTCTCTTCGTAAAATAGGTCTGGGATTTAAGAAAAACGATATTTCAAAATTTTTTATCGGGCTTTGCGTCGGATTGTTAATGGTAGGGACTATGACCTTGCTAATTGTAAATCTATCGCAGGTAGAATTTAAACGGTCAACTACATTTCAGCTATCTCAATTTGCTTTATATATACCATTATTCCTATTTGTTGGTCTTCGGGAAGAACTTGTCTTTAGAACATATATGTTATGGAGGTTGAAAGATAAAATTGGGCCAGTGTTAGGTTTACTTTGTGTTATTGTGATATTTATTATAGAACATATAATCGCTGGTTCAACGTTAAAAAACTCGTTGATTGGATCAGGATTTGGAGCATTGCTTTTTGGAATTGCTACATTAAAAACGGGTAATATAGCCTTGTCTACCGGATTGCATTTTGCATGGAATTCTCTTCATTGGATGCTCGGTTATAAAAATAACACCGGATTATTGATTGAAATAGTGCCTAAAGGTTTTGAGGGACAAGGTGAACTAGTAGCTTATACAGCTTACGCTGTCGTGATGCTTTTAGGAATTTTGATAGTTTCGCTATTATTCAAATCTCGAAAAGCTTTGACAGAATGA
- a CDS encoding helix-turn-helix transcriptional regulator codes for MRIRSISDFHKLRGLPAPKHPLISVINFEDMTEQTKVGKQSLLFDFYMISVKRDMEHKYKYGQNDYDFDEGVMFCMAPHQILSVIREEEGRNPSGWMLMIHPDFLWNTALSASIKRYEFFDYSINEALFLSEDEEVKMQQIIENIKQEYQSNLDQFSQDIIISQLVTLLNYSQRFYQRQFITRRKASHQFLEKLENFLSDYFEGNITAYGLPTVQLLSEKLNMSPQYMRGLLKSLTGQTTQQIIHEKLIEKAKEWLSTTERTISEIAYELGFEHPQSFNKLFKANQYFAAGVQEFIQYWESIKAEFEEVIGKI; via the coding sequence ATGAGAATTAGGAGCATTTCCGATTTCCATAAACTGCGCGGTTTGCCGGCGCCCAAGCATCCGCTTATCAGTGTAATCAATTTTGAGGATATGACCGAGCAAACAAAAGTCGGTAAACAGAGCCTATTGTTTGATTTTTATATGATTTCGGTAAAACGTGACATGGAACACAAGTACAAGTACGGACAGAATGACTATGATTTTGATGAAGGGGTAATGTTCTGCATGGCCCCGCATCAGATTTTAAGCGTAATACGTGAAGAAGAAGGAAGAAATCCTTCCGGATGGATGCTGATGATCCATCCGGACTTTCTGTGGAACACAGCACTTTCTGCTTCGATCAAAAGATATGAATTTTTTGACTATTCGATCAATGAAGCACTGTTCCTATCAGAAGATGAGGAGGTAAAAATGCAGCAGATCATCGAGAATATCAAACAGGAATATCAGAGCAATCTGGACCAGTTCAGCCAGGATATTATCATTTCTCAATTGGTAACCCTGTTGAATTATTCCCAGCGTTTTTATCAGCGTCAGTTTATAACACGTAGAAAGGCGAGTCATCAGTTTTTGGAGAAGCTGGAAAATTTTCTTTCCGATTATTTTGAAGGAAATATCACGGCTTATGGTTTACCCACGGTGCAGTTGCTTTCCGAAAAGCTGAATATGTCGCCGCAATACATGCGGGGACTGCTCAAATCGCTGACAGGACAAACCACGCAGCAGATCATCCATGAAAAGTTGATCGAAAAAGCCAAGGAATGGCTTTCCACAACTGAACGCACCATAAGTGAGATCGCTTATGAATTGGGTTTTGAGCACCCCCAGTCATTCAATAAACTGTTTAAAGCCAACCAATATTTCGCCGCTGGAGTTCAGGAATTCATTCAATATTGGGAATCTATTAAAGCTGAATTTGAAGAAGTAATAGGTAAGATATAG
- a CDS encoding SDR family oxidoreductase, with protein MKVFVTGATGFVGTAVVQELLGAGYEVLGLARSEESAKKLIEAGAGAHRGDLTDLASLKIGVKAADAVIHLGFVHDFGRFQEMCELDKEVINAIGDALVGTDKPFLITSGTALFSKDGMTTEQDRSVNHPHPRVATENAADDQVRKGLNVAVIRLSPSVHGEGDKIGFVPLFIKIAKEKAVSAVIGDGNNHWPAVHRLDAARLYRLALEKPFDSGTRYHAVTEEGIELKTVATEIAERLNIPLVSLNSQEAEQHFSWFTHFAKLDNRSSSEWTRNVLDWNPVHPTLLEDLKSSYYFSERR; from the coding sequence ATGAAGGTATTCGTTACAGGTGCTACAGGTTTCGTTGGGACAGCTGTAGTACAGGAATTATTGGGAGCTGGTTACGAGGTACTCGGGCTTGCCAGGTCGGAAGAATCGGCAAAGAAATTAATTGAAGCGGGAGCGGGGGCTCACCGTGGCGACCTGACTGATCTTGCAAGTCTGAAGATAGGGGTCAAAGCCGCTGATGCTGTTATACACTTGGGATTTGTTCATGATTTTGGGCGTTTTCAAGAAATGTGCGAATTAGATAAAGAAGTAATTAATGCCATAGGAGATGCTTTGGTTGGTACAGATAAACCTTTTCTCATCACTTCTGGCACAGCACTTTTTTCAAAAGATGGTATGACAACCGAGCAGGATCGCAGTGTTAATCATCCGCACCCAAGGGTTGCAACTGAAAATGCTGCGGACGATCAGGTAAGAAAAGGCTTGAACGTTGCTGTGATCAGATTATCACCATCAGTGCATGGTGAAGGCGATAAAATCGGCTTTGTTCCGCTATTTATCAAAATAGCAAAAGAAAAGGCTGTCTCAGCGGTTATTGGCGACGGAAATAATCATTGGCCAGCTGTTCACCGCCTGGATGCAGCAAGGCTTTACCGTTTGGCACTAGAAAAACCATTTGACAGTGGAACTAGATATCATGCCGTGACTGAAGAGGGAATCGAGCTTAAAACGGTAGCCACTGAAATTGCCGAGCGTTTAAATATCCCTTTGGTTTCTTTAAATTCTCAGGAAGCCGAGCAGCATTTTTCCTGGTTTACACATTTTGCAAAGCTTGACAATCGGAGTTCAAGTGAATGGACAAGGAATGTGCTGGACTGGAACCCCGTACATCCAACCTTATTGGAAGATTTAAAAAGTTCGTATTATTTTTCGGAACGCCGATAA
- a CDS encoding DinB family protein, with protein sequence MTNELFEFEILKASRTRLLQLIETVDNNILFKIPDSFNNNIVWQIGHCITSQQRHMYMRSGLPMHISQEFMGMFKIGTSPHTWESTPDVDEIKHTLLYTVDQLSKDLESDIFVNYQPFSLPLGISVNNHIQALQAANFHEAEHSGIILNYLKLLIQ encoded by the coding sequence ATGACGAATGAATTATTTGAATTTGAAATTCTAAAAGCCAGTAGAACCAGGTTATTACAATTAATAGAAACTGTTGATAACAACATACTATTTAAAATCCCAGATAGCTTTAACAATAATATCGTTTGGCAAATTGGTCACTGTATTACTTCTCAACAGCGGCATATGTATATGCGTAGTGGGCTACCGATGCATATATCACAGGAATTTATGGGAATGTTCAAAATTGGAACCTCCCCGCATACTTGGGAAAGTACTCCAGATGTTGATGAAATAAAACATACATTACTTTATACAGTCGACCAACTTAGTAAAGATCTAGAATCGGATATATTTGTTAATTACCAGCCCTTTAGCTTACCTCTTGGCATTTCCGTCAATAATCACATTCAAGCACTTCAGGCAGCCAACTTTCATGAAGCCGAACACAGCGGAATAATATTAAATTATTTAAAACTTCTAATACAGTAG
- a CDS encoding helix-turn-helix domain-containing protein: MLRIIKAMELINDTDLNMTEITYEIGYSNIAAFSNNFYLLTNMRPTEFKMR; encoded by the coding sequence ATGCTACGGATTATTAAGGCTATGGAATTAATTAACGATACCGATTTGAATATGACCGAGATCACGTACGAGATTGGCTATTCAAATATAGCTGCTTTTAGCAACAATTTTTATCTACTGACCAATATGAGGCCTACGGAATTTAAAATGAGATGA
- a CDS encoding DHA2 family efflux MFS transporter permease subunit, with amino-acid sequence MKRLILIVTVITAAIMELIDTSIVNVALNYMSGNLGASMEDISWVVTAYAIANVIVIPMTSFLVNNLGRRNYYIGSIILFTFCSFMCGNSSNIWELVAFRFLQGIGGGALLSVSAVVVYECFPREKQNIASALFGIGVFIGPTIGPTLGGYITDNFSWPWIFYINVPIGIVTALICLRLLPESPVREKIKQVDWAGIFLLILGIGSLQTVLERGETEDWFESKMIIILSITAAIALALFIFQELTTSAPVVKLRILSYPSLSISAILTFVTGLGMFTSIFLTPVLVQRFLGFSPTQAGLVLLPGSILAVFALIITGRALQRGVAPSLIVLIGFICFIYFNWAMSQINLDVSAETIAHHLIIRALGMALLTVPLSTLAISQLDPQNMAQGTAINNMMRQLGGSFGIALINTYIIRKTAQHRIDLISHITADNMHLTQRIEKYKTLFLTQGLTNTEAEKKAMGLLEKVVVKQSLFNSYTDAYILVGLLFLSVTPILLFFLKGNKNKKIIIANADH; translated from the coding sequence ATGAAAAGATTAATATTAATCGTCACAGTGATTACAGCTGCAATTATGGAATTGATTGATACGTCAATTGTCAACGTCGCATTGAACTACATGAGCGGTAATCTGGGAGCTTCCATGGAAGATATCTCATGGGTTGTAACCGCTTATGCCATCGCCAATGTGATCGTCATACCGATGACAAGTTTTCTTGTCAATAATCTGGGGCGTCGAAACTATTACATCGGTTCCATTATCTTATTCACCTTTTGTTCATTTATGTGCGGAAACTCATCGAATATATGGGAATTGGTGGCTTTCCGTTTTTTACAGGGTATTGGTGGAGGGGCTCTCCTTTCCGTTTCAGCTGTTGTTGTATATGAATGTTTTCCGAGAGAAAAACAAAATATAGCCAGTGCATTATTTGGGATAGGTGTATTTATCGGACCTACAATAGGTCCTACGCTAGGAGGCTACATCACGGATAATTTTTCGTGGCCGTGGATATTTTATATCAACGTACCGATTGGTATAGTCACAGCACTAATATGCCTTCGATTACTGCCTGAGTCTCCGGTCAGGGAAAAGATAAAACAGGTTGACTGGGCGGGAATATTTTTGCTTATCCTAGGTATCGGCTCCCTGCAGACAGTGTTGGAACGTGGTGAAACGGAAGATTGGTTTGAATCAAAAATGATTATCATTCTTTCCATAACGGCTGCTATTGCGCTCGCCTTATTTATTTTCCAGGAACTTACGACATCCGCACCTGTGGTCAAATTGCGAATTCTCAGCTATCCTTCTTTGAGTATTTCGGCTATTTTAACTTTTGTTACAGGTTTAGGCATGTTTACCTCAATCTTCCTTACACCGGTGCTGGTACAGCGGTTTCTCGGCTTCTCCCCCACTCAGGCCGGACTGGTACTTTTGCCCGGATCCATTCTTGCTGTATTTGCACTGATCATTACCGGAAGGGCTTTGCAGCGCGGAGTAGCCCCTTCTTTAATTGTATTGATAGGCTTTATCTGCTTCATTTACTTTAATTGGGCGATGTCCCAAATTAATCTCGACGTTTCTGCAGAAACAATAGCTCACCATTTGATTATTCGCGCCCTCGGCATGGCTTTGCTCACTGTACCACTGTCTACACTTGCTATTTCCCAGCTTGATCCCCAGAATATGGCTCAGGGAACAGCCATTAATAATATGATGCGACAACTTGGGGGGTCGTTCGGAATAGCCTTGATCAACACATATATCATAAGAAAAACTGCTCAGCATCGCATCGATCTGATTTCACATATTACGGCAGATAATATGCACCTGACACAACGAATCGAAAAATATAAAACACTCTTTTTGACGCAGGGACTAACAAATACAGAAGCAGAAAAGAAAGCCATGGGGCTACTGGAAAAAGTCGTTGTAAAACAATCTTTATTCAATAGCTATACAGATGCCTATATATTGGTAGGCCTCCTATTTTTGTCAGTCACGCCCATTCTTCTCTTTTTTCTGAAAGGAAACAAGAACAAAAAGATTATCATCGCCAATGCTGATCATTAA
- a CDS encoding TetR/AcrR family transcriptional regulator encodes MKITKSENTKRLIIEKTASVFNTKGYAGTSINDLMTATGLSKGCIYGNFENKDEIALQVFDHNFAKVTQHMKERILATDSSIERLLVYPQTYKNYFRYSYFQAGCPILNTATEADDTHPKLKERAQRALGFWKTSIENQIKRGIVRQEIKEETDPTEFAVIMISMIEGAFMQAKVNNHMTELKIAMSFLEKLIRNLRV; translated from the coding sequence ATGAAAATAACAAAATCTGAAAATACCAAACGGCTCATTATCGAGAAAACTGCATCTGTGTTTAACACCAAAGGCTACGCAGGCACATCGATAAACGACCTGATGACTGCAACAGGACTTTCAAAAGGTTGCATCTATGGTAATTTCGAAAATAAAGATGAGATTGCTTTGCAAGTTTTTGATCATAACTTCGCTAAGGTCACCCAGCATATGAAAGAGCGCATTCTGGCCACCGACAGCTCTATAGAACGATTGCTGGTTTATCCACAAACCTATAAAAACTATTTTAGGTACTCCTACTTTCAAGCTGGTTGTCCGATTCTAAATACCGCTACTGAGGCGGATGATACACATCCAAAGCTAAAAGAACGGGCACAAAGGGCGCTTGGATTTTGGAAGACATCGATCGAAAACCAAATAAAACGTGGTATTGTAAGACAGGAGATAAAAGAAGAAACAGACCCAACTGAATTTGCCGTGATCATGATTTCAATGATCGAAGGAGCGTTTATGCAGGCAAAGGTCAACAACCATATGACCGAGCTCAAAATAGCAATGTCTTTCCTTGAAAAATTAATTAGGAATCTGCGTGTATAA
- a CDS encoding VOC family protein gives MIEGLYETHIQVSSLETAVKFYTEVMGLQLAHYDATRPIAFLWIGENKKAMLGLWEQPENLQKRHFAFGCSKDFLLESANTFLQKRELQAYNFLKDGTNEPMVFAWMPALALYFDDPDGNQLEFIHILKGESKPELGVLSYQKWVEINESH, from the coding sequence ATGATTGAGGGATTATATGAAACACACATTCAGGTGAGTAGCCTGGAAACTGCGGTTAAGTTCTACACGGAAGTAATGGGGTTGCAACTTGCACATTACGATGCAACCAGGCCGATCGCATTTCTTTGGATCGGCGAAAATAAGAAAGCAATGCTTGGACTCTGGGAGCAGCCGGAGAATTTACAGAAGCGACATTTTGCTTTCGGCTGTTCGAAAGATTTTCTACTGGAATCTGCCAATACTTTTTTACAAAAAAGAGAGTTACAGGCCTATAATTTCCTTAAAGACGGTACCAACGAACCGATGGTTTTTGCATGGATGCCCGCACTTGCGCTATACTTTGACGATCCGGATGGCAATCAGCTTGAATTCATCCATATTTTGAAAGGTGAAAGTAAGCCGGAACTTGGGGTACTCAGCTATCAAAAATGGGTAGAGATTAATGAATCTCATTAG
- a CDS encoding DinB family protein produces MKSQALVKWFDRNFDLDIDNYRYEDSLTRLAYFPVILKQLLENCRKSIATVKVVGKWSIHENIGHLILLEKLWSSRFQDIKGGNQNMSSADLNNFATDQASFNKYPLNNLTKSLVHERDQTIALLQNMNEEDFLKTSIHPRLNRPMSILELMHFVSEHDTNHMRSMLFIIANTENN; encoded by the coding sequence GTGAAATCACAAGCATTGGTCAAATGGTTTGATCGAAATTTCGATTTAGATATAGACAATTATCGTTACGAAGATAGCCTAACGCGCCTCGCATATTTTCCGGTAATTTTAAAACAATTACTGGAAAACTGTCGTAAATCAATTGCAACAGTGAAGGTTGTAGGTAAATGGTCTATTCACGAAAATATAGGACATTTGATCCTTTTAGAAAAACTCTGGAGCAGTAGGTTTCAGGATATAAAAGGAGGAAATCAAAATATGTCATCCGCTGACTTAAACAATTTCGCTACTGATCAGGCTTCTTTCAATAAATATCCGCTCAACAATCTCACTAAAAGTCTGGTACATGAACGAGATCAGACCATTGCACTATTACAAAATATGAATGAAGAAGATTTTCTGAAGACTAGTATACATCCGAGGTTAAATCGACCAATGTCAATCTTAGAGCTAATGCATTTTGTGTCCGAACATGATACAAATCATATGCGGTCCATGCTATTCATTATAGCTAACACAGAAAACAATTAA
- a CDS encoding PaaI family thioesterase, whose translation MKKLSILDYLNKMIKKELIRDMYTHMQYPTAISNTPGMMVKEIGLGTATVEIDTKKEQHSNQQGTIHGGLICELADAAIGTAHSTLSRQANPLPVWN comes from the coding sequence ATGAAAAAGTTATCAATACTTGATTATCTTAATAAGATGATCAAAAAAGAGCTTATCAGAGATATGTACACGCACATGCAATATCCAACTGCAATATCAAACACCCCAGGTATGATGGTCAAGGAAATAGGATTGGGTACAGCGACAGTGGAAATAGACACGAAAAAAGAACAACATAGCAATCAGCAAGGAACTATCCATGGTGGATTGATATGCGAATTGGCAGATGCAGCAATAGGAACGGCTCATTCAACTTTATCAAGACAGGCGAATCCTTTACCAGTGTGGAACTGA
- a CDS encoding PaaI family thioesterase, with product MRIGRCSNRNGSFNFIKTGESFTSVELKINFYRPVFEGILIAKASALQNGKNLSHYQCEIFCSDGKKAAMKISTVMTLKGEKAKGR from the coding sequence ATGCGAATTGGCAGATGCAGCAATAGGAACGGCTCATTCAACTTTATCAAGACAGGCGAATCCTTTACCAGTGTGGAACTGAAAATCAATTTTTATAGGCCGGTTTTTGAAGGTATACTTATAGCCAAAGCCTCAGCCCTACAAAATGGAAAAAATTTGAGTCATTATCAATGTGAGATTTTTTGCAGTGACGGAAAAAAAGCAGCCATGAAAATCAGTACAGTGATGACCTTAAAAGGTGAAAAAGCGAAGGGACGTTAG
- a CDS encoding alpha/beta hydrolase: MNKTVFKTQEGKNKIIRAYDDTINSASLPLKTYMVQTTFGDTYFLESGSQHQEILILLHGASSNATSWLSDIAEYSKQYRVIAIDILGEAGKSAENRPSYKTTDFADWLKEIFDKLNLSKATIIGLSQGGWLALRFAISYPILVDRLILLTPAGIIPTKKTFIIKALFYSLLGKKGRILINRLVLGIQSVDSKIVAFMDLIQSNFNARIEKEYIFSDAELDNLTMPVLFIGGDQDVIRSTQDITVRLENILSDFTAITIPQMGHVLFGLTKQISPYLKKTRR, encoded by the coding sequence ATGAATAAAACAGTTTTTAAAACTCAAGAAGGAAAAAATAAGATTATCCGTGCGTACGATGATACAATCAATAGTGCATCATTGCCATTGAAAACCTATATGGTTCAAACAACTTTTGGCGACACCTATTTTTTGGAGTCAGGCAGTCAGCATCAAGAAATCCTAATCTTATTACATGGTGCATCTTCAAATGCAACCTCATGGTTGTCGGATATAGCCGAGTATTCAAAACAATATCGGGTAATCGCTATAGATATTCTCGGCGAAGCAGGAAAGAGCGCTGAAAACAGGCCATCTTATAAAACTACAGACTTTGCAGATTGGTTAAAAGAGATTTTCGACAAACTCAATCTGAGCAAGGCAACTATAATTGGCTTATCACAAGGAGGTTGGCTAGCATTACGATTTGCAATAAGCTATCCGATATTAGTCGACCGACTTATTTTGCTGACACCAGCCGGAATAATTCCGACAAAAAAAACATTCATTATAAAAGCCCTTTTCTATAGTCTATTGGGAAAAAAGGGCCGTATCTTGATCAATAGATTGGTATTAGGAATCCAATCTGTGGACAGTAAGATTGTTGCATTTATGGATTTAATACAAAGCAATTTCAATGCGAGGATAGAAAAAGAGTATATTTTTTCAGACGCTGAACTGGACAATTTAACGATGCCGGTTTTATTTATTGGTGGGGATCAGGATGTAATCCGCTCGACACAGGATATTACTGTAAGATTGGAAAATATACTTAGTGACTTTACAGCAATCACAATTCCACAGATGGGACATGTATTGTTTGGCCTAACAAAGCAAATATCCCCTTATCTAAAAAAGACAAGACGCTAA
- a CDS encoding MBL fold metallo-hydrolase encodes MSSRINYSHLKIPFDTLELYILSDGFFDIGPYQPIIAPDISITDLQKELNRLRLPMSIYEAPINVMLIKKNDQLILVDTGEGFYDKQNAGKLVYSLESAGFRTTDISDVLITHSHRDHIGGILTEDGSLAFPNARFYISRAEIEFWFGSHPDFSASLRPEFGNSSISMVRRILGTIMSRLELFDAGDELFSCIKTLAAPGHTPGHIIFTVFSDQLSITHLVDLVHSPLLIANPMWGTQWDVNFSLGNISRKDILEQCYNQNSLVCASHLPWPGIGYINRVHDQYQWIPKPYNSPLVLNL; translated from the coding sequence ATGAGTTCACGTATAAACTACAGTCACCTCAAAATTCCCTTTGACACATTGGAGCTCTATATTCTTTCCGATGGATTTTTTGATATTGGCCCCTATCAGCCTATCATTGCACCGGATATTTCAATTACGGATCTTCAAAAAGAATTAAACCGTCTTCGTTTACCAATGAGCATTTACGAAGCCCCTATAAACGTGATGCTCATCAAAAAGAACGATCAACTGATTTTAGTGGATACCGGTGAAGGATTTTACGATAAACAAAACGCGGGAAAATTAGTTTATAGCCTGGAAAGCGCAGGGTTTCGTACTACAGATATTTCTGATGTATTGATCACCCATAGTCATCGAGACCATATTGGTGGTATTTTAACCGAAGACGGAAGTTTAGCATTCCCAAATGCGAGATTTTACATTTCGCGAGCTGAAATAGAATTTTGGTTCGGAAGCCATCCAGATTTTTCAGCTAGCTTAAGACCCGAATTTGGCAACTCGTCCATATCCATGGTACGGCGGATACTCGGCACTATTATGTCTCGTTTGGAGCTATTTGATGCTGGGGATGAACTGTTCTCATGCATTAAAACTCTGGCTGCTCCGGGGCATACCCCTGGGCACATTATATTTACTGTTTTCTCCGATCAATTGTCTATTACGCATCTGGTAGATCTGGTTCATAGCCCTTTATTGATTGCAAATCCAATGTGGGGCACCCAATGGGATGTTAATTTTTCATTAGGTAACATCAGTAGAAAAGATATACTTGAACAATGCTATAATCAAAACAGTCTAGTTTGCGCTTCCCATCTTCCCTGGCCTGGAATAGGCTATATCAATCGCGTCCATGACCAATATCAATGGATTCCAAAGCCTTATAATTCACCCCTGGTCCTTAATTTGTAA